CTGTTTTCAAGACAGTTGCATTCAACCGCTCTGCCATCTCTCCGTGGGCAAAAATAGAAAAGCATATCACAATGCAAAATGGAAATGCAAAACTTCTACCCGAATTATTTTCAGAAAGCCATAGTTTCTTTTAATTTCGCCCCGCTTTTTTAAAAAAGGTAACCTTGTTTTATGGCAAATCTTAAAGAAGTTCGTAATAGAATTGGTAGCGTAAAAACCACACAGCAAATTACTAAGGCAATGAAATTAGTAGCTGCAAGTAAGTTGAAACGCGCGCAAGACCGCATTACACAAATGCGTCCATACTCTCAAAAACTTAATAGCATTCTAAGCAATTTGATGGAAAGCTTAGAAGGTAAGGATGTAGCATTGGCGTTAAATAAAGTACGCGAGCCTAAAAATGTGTTGGTGGTTTTGGTAACTTCCGACAAAGGTTTGTGTGGTGGATTCAATTCCAATTTAATTAAAACTACACGCAATTTGCTTGCTACTACTTATGCAACACAAGTAGAAGCAGGTAATGTAACCCTACTGCCAATAGGCAAAAAGGGTTACGACTATTTTAAAAGATACGATAAGTTGAAATTTAACACCAACCATATCTCATTATTTAGCGGTTTAAATTTTTCGGCATCGCAAGAGGTAAGTGCCGGATTAACCAAAGCGTTTTTAAACGAAGAATACGATGTAATTGAGTTGGTGTATGCTCAGTTTGTAAATGCAGCTACTCAAAAATTTGAAGTAGAAAGATTTTTACCGGTAGCTACTTTAAAGGCAGAAAATGTAAAAGGAAGCAGCAAAAAGAACGATTATATTTTTGAACCTGATCAGCAACAACTGTTAGAAGAATTAGCTCCCAAAATATTGAATACGCAGTTTTTTAAAGCATTGTTAGATACCAATGCTTCGGAGAATGGTTCGCGCATGGTGGCAATGGATTCTGCTACCAATAATGCACAGGAAATGATTCGTAATTTAAGCATTCTATACAACCGCGAACGCCAAGCTGCCATTACCAAAGAAATTTTGGAAATTGTGGGAGGTGCAGCTGCGTTAGAAGCAAAGTAATTGCCATGCAGTAAAACATTACTGCACAACACACTTCACTAAAATGGAAAACTTGCACCAGCATATCGAGTCGCTCATTTTCAGCTCCGAAACAGCCGTGAGCAGAGAAGATATTTCGGTATGTATTCAAAAGCTTACCAACGAGGTGGTAGATGAACAAATTATAGATCAAATACTGCAAGATATTACCGAAAAATACCAGCCGGATTATTACTCGTTTGAACTGCGTGTAATTGGTGGAGGCTATCAGTTTTTTACCAAGCCGGAATATCACAAAACCGTAAGTATCTTAATTGGGCAAAAAGAAAAGAAAAAGCTATCGACCGCAGCTTTAGAAACACTTGCCATTATTGCCTATCGCGGTCCAGTTACTAAGAGTGAATGCGAACAAATACGCGGTGTAAATTGCGATTATTCGGTGCAAAAGTTATTGGAAAAAGAATTAGTTGAAATTGCCGGAAGAGTAGAAGATGCGCCCGGCAAACCGGTGTTGTACAGAGTTACATCGTTGTTTTTGGATTATTTTGGTATAAACTCTACTGCCGAACTTCCTAAGTTGAAAGACGTGCTGCCCGATGAGCAAAACGCCATTGGTGAAGCCAAAGATTTACAAGAGGGCGAAGCGTAGTAACCGCTAGCCAGCCCAATTTTCTCTGTCTAAACTTCTAAATTGAATTGCCTCTGCAATATGCTCCGGCAAAATTGCATCGGAGGCTGCAAGGTCGGCAATGGTGCGTGCTACCTTTAAGATACGGTCGTAAGCACGGGCGCTCAGCTGCAAGCGCTGCATGGCTTTGCTAAGCAGTGCGCGGCTTACATCGCTTATGCTGCAAATTTCTTGAACAGTTTGCGCCTCCATTTGTGCATTGCAGTAAATGTTTTTGCCTTCAAACCTTTTACTCTGAATTTGGCGTGCTAGCAATACTCTTTCGCGAATAGAAGTGCTATCATCTGTTTTTCTGCCTCCGGAAAGTTCGCTGAACGAAACAGGAGTTACCTCTACATGTAAGTCAATTCTATCTAAGAGCGGCCCCGAAATTTTATTTAAGTATTTTTGTACAATGCCGGGAGCGCACACACACTCTTTTTCCGGATGGTTGTAATAGCCGCACGGGCAAGGATTCATAGAGGCAATGAGCATAAAACTGGCAGGATATGTTACCGAAAAGCGCGAACGCGAAATGGTAACTCTTCTATCTTCCATTGGCTGGCGCATTACTTCTAAAACTGTACGTTTAAATTCCGGCAATTCATCTAAAAATAACACGCCATTGTGGGCTAAAGAAATTTCACCCGGTTGTGGATTGCTGCCACCACCTACCAATGCTACATCGCTCACGGTGTGGTGTGGCGATCGAAAAGGGCGCTGGTAAATAAGTCCCGTATTTTTAGAAAGCCTGCCGGCAACAGAGTGAATTTTGGTGGTTTCTAAAGCCTCATTTAAAGTAAGCGGAGGCAAAATGGTGGGTAAGCGCTTTGCCAGCATAGTTTTTCCGGCACCGGGAGGACCAATTAAAATAACATTGTGGCCGCCTGCTGCCGCAATTTCCATGGCACGTTTTATGTTTTCTTGTCCTTTTACATCGGCAAAATCGTATTCGCTTTTTTGTTGGTTGTCGGTAAATTCTGCACGGGTATCAATTTGAGTTGGAGTAATGCTTTTTTCGCCACGCAAAAAGGCAACTACATCGGTTATGTTTTCTGCGCCCAGTACTTCAAGATTATTTACTATGGCGGCTTCGCGAGCATTTTGTTTTGGAAGAATAAAGCCTTGGTAGCCTTCTTTTCGAGCTTGAATGGCTATTGGCAAAGCACCTTTAATAGGTAGTAGGCTGCCATCTAAACTCAATTCACCCATAATGATGTACTTGTTCAAGTTGGCTTCGGGTACTTGTTCGTTCGAAGCTAAAATGCCAATGGCCATCGGAAGATCGTAAGCAGAGCCTTCTTTGCGCACATCTGCGGGAGCAAGGTTTATTACAATTTTTGTGCGCGGCATATTGAAGCCGTTATGTTTTATGGCAGTTTCAATGCGGTGCCAAGATTCTTTTACGGCATTATCGGGCAAGCCAACCATAAAGTAGGCAATTTGCCCTGTGCCGCCACTGCTTACTTCTATGGTTATTGTAGCGGCATCTACGCCATATACTGCGCTGCCATAAGTTTTTACGAGCATAGGGATTTTTGTTTCAGTATTTCAAACCTATTAAAAATAGATGAGCAGGCACAAAAAAATGGCTTGAATGAAAGTAAACAATAGGGTTGAAATGAGTTCTTAATGAGATTGCAGGCTTCTTGTTTAATGAAAGTTGTGTAGGTTTGGCTAAAATTATGCCGATGAAAAAACTGCTACTTTCAATTGCAATATTTTTTTGTGCGCAACTAATGGTTGCACAAACCACCATAAACGGCTCGTTTGTATTTGAAGGCATTACCCGCACCTATTCATTTTATGTGCCGGCTACTTACACGCAGGGTCAAGCCGTACCTTTAATTCTAAATTTGCACGGCTATACTTCCAACGGTTTTCAACAAAGTATTTATTCCAATTTTAAACCAATTGCCGATACGGCAGGTTTCATTATCGCTCATCCTGATGGTACTATTCATCCAATTTCGGGTCAGCGCTTTTGGAGTTTCGATTTATTGGGTGCCACTAATGTAAACGATATCGGTTTCTTGGAGGCGTTAATAGATACCATAGCTGCACATTATACTATTAACCCAAATAGAATTTATAGCACAGGCATGTCGAATGGTGCTTATATGAGTTATGTTTTGGCTTGTAGGAGCAATCGTTTTGCTGCGGTTGGGTCGGTTACAGGCTCCATGTCTAATGCCATGTATGGCACTTGCAATCCGGCACGCGCTATTCCAGTAATGGAAATACACGGCACCAGCGATTTGGTAGTACCTTATGCCGGAGATAGTCTTTTTAAAGGAATTGAGGATGTGGTGAAGTTTTGGGCTGCCAAAAATGGTTGCGATTCCACACCTTCTATTACTTCTGTAGCCAATACCAGCATTGCCGATAATGCTACTGCAGAGCATTATGTGTATGGCAATGGCATAAATGGAAAATCGGTAGAGCTGTTTAAAGTAATTGGTGGAGGCCATACATGGCCGGGTAGTAACATACCGCTTCCCAGCAATGGCAATACGTGTTTAGATTTTAGTGCCAGCAAGGAACTGTGGAGGTTCTTTAGCCAATATACATTGAGCAGTGTTGCTGCAGTGGAAGCGCCAACAGTTGCCGATATAAAGATGTATCCCAATCCAACCACAGGTATAGTGCATTTTGCAACTAATAACATGCCAATTACAAGCGTGGAAATTACCGATATGCAAGGCAAGTTGGTGGCAACACAAAGAATGCCTTTGGTAAGCGAAATGAATCTCGATTTTTTACCCTCCGGACTTTATGTTGCCAAAATAACGGGCAAAAATTTCTGTATAACCAAAAAATTAAACATCCGCTAAGAGCCTGAATTTGCTTGTTTTGGATATAAAAAGGCATTAGTTTTCTTAACTTTTTAAATAAGTTGCTGTGCTATTAGTAGAAATAAATATAAAATTTTACTTTCGCGCTCCCTTTCAATAGGGAAATGCGGGCGTGGTGAAATTGGTAGACATACTTGACTTAGGATCAAGCGCTTCACGGCATGGGGGTTCGAGTCCCTCCGCCCGCACCAAATACCCAATATAATTGGGGCTAAATAATTAAGAATCATGAACGTTTATCAGGAAAAAGTTGGCGACCTACAGTCTAAAATCGTTATAGACCTAAAAAAAGAAGACTACGAGCCACAGATAAAATCCTCCATCAATAAATTAGGAAAGCAGGTGTCTTTAAAAGGTTTCAGACCCGGAATGGCTCCAATTTCGTTGGTAAAAAAAATGTATGGAAACAGTGTGTTGTTTGAAGAGCTTAATAAAATACTTTCCGACAACGTAAATAAATTCTTAGAAGAGAATAAAATTGAAATCTTAGCACAGCCGCTGCCTGCTGCCAACCAACAGGTAAATTGGGATATTAACGATTTAAAAGATATTAATTTTGCATTTGAAATTGGCCATGCTCCAGCTTTTGATTTAAGCTATTTAGATGGCGCACCAGCCTTTACCAAATATAGAATTGCTGCCGAAGAAAAAATGATAAACGATGAATTAGATCGTTTACGCAAGCGCCATGCCAGCTATGAGTATCCGGAATTGGTTGGCGACAACGATATTGTAGCATTAGAGTACGAAGAATTGAACGAAGATGGCAGTCTTAAAGAAGGCGGCTACCGCACATCTTCTTCTACCTTATTGGAAATTGTGAAGCCGGAGTTTAGAAGTGCTATCGCAAATCTTAAAAAACAAGACGCTACTACAATAAATGTTTTAGAGGTGTTTGATCGCGATAAAGAGGGCGTGGCTAAGTTTATTTTAAACTTAAAAAGCGCTGAAGAATTAGATGCTCTAAATCCGAATTTTAAAATTACATTGGTAAATATCACACGCAGCATCCCTGCCGAGTTAAACGAAGCATTTTTTACCAAGGCGTTTGGAGCCAACGGCCCTAAAACCGAAGAAGAGGCAAGAACGTTTATTGCCAGCGATTTAGAAGCGTATTTTGATGGCAGAACCGATGTGTTTTTGGTGAACGATATTTACCGTGCCATGATGCAGCACATAGAGTTTCCGCTGCCCGATGCGTTCTTGAAGCGCTGGATTGCCACCACCAACGATAAACCTATTACCCAAGAGCAAATAGAAACAGACTACCCAACTTTTTCTAAACAATTGCGTTGGGATTTAATTACTTCACGTATTGCCAAAGAGCAAAATTTTGAAGTAAAAGAAGAAGAATTGCTCGATAAAGTAAGGCAAGAAACACTTCAACAATTAACCCAATACGGATTAACCGGAATGGGTTACGATTGGATAGAAGGCTTTGTTCAACGCCAAATGAAAGATAAAGAATACGTGCGCAAAGCACACGACCAAGTGCTTGATGGTAAAGTAATTGCTTTCATTAAATCTAAGGTGAGTTTAGCAGAGCAACCCATTACGTTAGATGAGTTTAACGCAATGGTTCAGAAAGAAAATGCTGCAGTTGCTTAATTGGTATAAGCACCGTTTTGTTTCTATCTTGTTTTTTGTAAAATCCCGCAATATATACTTGCCTATGGTTTGCACCTTGTTAGTGCAAGCGTTTAATCTTTTTTAAAAAGCACTTGTGCAAAATTTTAGAAGGTATGCTTTATCAACTTTCTTACTTATTTCGCAGGCAGAAACCATAGCGGTATAGCAGTAGAAATACGTTGGTTATAGAAAAATTGTAGCAGAGAATAAACATGTCGGCACCGTTACCAAAAATTGCTTTTCACACATTGGGTTGCAAGTTGAATTTTGCAGAAACAGCAGCTATTGCCAGAACGGTAGAAGCCGAAGGATTTGCCAAAACAGAGTTTCACGAGCCGGCAGATTTTTATGTAATAAACACGTGCTCCGTAACCGAAAGTGCCGATAAAGAAATGCGCCAAATTGTAAAGCGCGCACTCAAAGCAAATGCCGATGCCAAAGTGGTGATTATTGGCTGCTATGCACAGTTAAAGCCTGAAGAAATAGCTTCTATTCCGGGTGTGAGCATGGTGCTGGGCGCTAAAGAAAAATTTAAACTGCACGAACATATTCGCCAACTCGAATGGCAAACCGAAACTATAGTAGAAGCCAGCGATATAGAAGCGGTTCAGTTTTTTTCGCCAGCGTGGAGCCAAGGTGAACGCACCAGAACCTTTTTAAAGGTACAAGACGGCTGCGATTATTTTTGTTCTTTTTGTACCATACCTTTGGCACGTGGCGCCAGCCGCAGTGCCAATATTGCCGAAACGGTTGCCAACGCACAAAAAGCCGCAGCCACCGGAGTACAAGAAATAGTGCTAACGGGCGTAAATATTGGCGACTTTGGTAAAATGCCCGATGGTTCTTCGCGTACCGAAGAAACATTCCTGCAACTTATTCAGGAATTGGAAGAAAAAGTAGATGTGCCGCGTTTTCGCATTTCTTCTATAGAACCCAATTTGCTTACCGATGATATTATTCGGTTTGTAGCAGGTTCAAAAAAATTTATGCCGCATTTTCATATTCCATTGCAGAGCGGCAGCAATAGAATTTTAAAATTTATGCGCAGAAAATATCTGCGTGAACTATACGAAAGCCGTGTGCAAACTAT
This genomic stretch from Chitinophagales bacterium harbors:
- a CDS encoding T9SS type A sorting domain-containing protein gives rise to the protein MKKLLLSIAIFFCAQLMVAQTTINGSFVFEGITRTYSFYVPATYTQGQAVPLILNLHGYTSNGFQQSIYSNFKPIADTAGFIIAHPDGTIHPISGQRFWSFDLLGATNVNDIGFLEALIDTIAAHYTINPNRIYSTGMSNGAYMSYVLACRSNRFAAVGSVTGSMSNAMYGTCNPARAIPVMEIHGTSDLVVPYAGDSLFKGIEDVVKFWAAKNGCDSTPSITSVANTSIADNATAEHYVYGNGINGKSVELFKVIGGGHTWPGSNIPLPSNGNTCLDFSASKELWRFFSQYTLSSVAAVEAPTVADIKMYPNPTTGIVHFATNNMPITSVEITDMQGKLVATQRMPLVSEMNLDFLPSGLYVAKITGKNFCITKKLNIR
- the atpG gene encoding ATP synthase F1 subunit gamma — translated: MANLKEVRNRIGSVKTTQQITKAMKLVAASKLKRAQDRITQMRPYSQKLNSILSNLMESLEGKDVALALNKVREPKNVLVVLVTSDKGLCGGFNSNLIKTTRNLLATTYATQVEAGNVTLLPIGKKGYDYFKRYDKLKFNTNHISLFSGLNFSASQEVSAGLTKAFLNEEYDVIELVYAQFVNAATQKFEVERFLPVATLKAENVKGSSKKNDYIFEPDQQQLLEELAPKILNTQFFKALLDTNASENGSRMVAMDSATNNAQEMIRNLSILYNRERQAAITKEILEIVGGAAALEAK
- the mtaB gene encoding tRNA (N(6)-L-threonylcarbamoyladenosine(37)-C(2))-methylthiotransferase MtaB, which gives rise to MSAPLPKIAFHTLGCKLNFAETAAIARTVEAEGFAKTEFHEPADFYVINTCSVTESADKEMRQIVKRALKANADAKVVIIGCYAQLKPEEIASIPGVSMVLGAKEKFKLHEHIRQLEWQTETIVEASDIEAVQFFSPAWSQGERTRTFLKVQDGCDYFCSFCTIPLARGASRSANIAETVANAQKAAATGVQEIVLTGVNIGDFGKMPDGSSRTEETFLQLIQELEEKVDVPRFRISSIEPNLLTDDIIRFVAGSKKFMPHFHIPLQSGSNRILKFMRRKYLRELYESRVQTIKQLMPHCCIGVDVIVGFPGETDEAFLETYNFLNALDVSYFHVFTYSERTNTKAANMEETVPLAVRKERNKRLRILSEKKRYAFYSAFHNTVRAVLWEAENHDGRMNGFTDNYIKVETNFEANLSNTITPFKLQTMETKSEVEAL
- the scpB gene encoding SMC-Scp complex subunit ScpB; the protein is MENLHQHIESLIFSSETAVSREDISVCIQKLTNEVVDEQIIDQILQDITEKYQPDYYSFELRVIGGGYQFFTKPEYHKTVSILIGQKEKKKLSTAALETLAIIAYRGPVTKSECEQIRGVNCDYSVQKLLEKELVEIAGRVEDAPGKPVLYRVTSLFLDYFGINSTAELPKLKDVLPDEQNAIGEAKDLQEGEA
- the tig gene encoding trigger factor, which encodes MNVYQEKVGDLQSKIVIDLKKEDYEPQIKSSINKLGKQVSLKGFRPGMAPISLVKKMYGNSVLFEELNKILSDNVNKFLEENKIEILAQPLPAANQQVNWDINDLKDINFAFEIGHAPAFDLSYLDGAPAFTKYRIAAEEKMINDELDRLRKRHASYEYPELVGDNDIVALEYEELNEDGSLKEGGYRTSSSTLLEIVKPEFRSAIANLKKQDATTINVLEVFDRDKEGVAKFILNLKSAEELDALNPNFKITLVNITRSIPAELNEAFFTKAFGANGPKTEEEARTFIASDLEAYFDGRTDVFLVNDIYRAMMQHIEFPLPDAFLKRWIATTNDKPITQEQIETDYPTFSKQLRWDLITSRIAKEQNFEVKEEELLDKVRQETLQQLTQYGLTGMGYDWIEGFVQRQMKDKEYVRKAHDQVLDGKVIAFIKSKVSLAEQPITLDEFNAMVQKENAAVA
- a CDS encoding YifB family Mg chelatase-like AAA ATPase translates to MLVKTYGSAVYGVDAATITIEVSSGGTGQIAYFMVGLPDNAVKESWHRIETAIKHNGFNMPRTKIVINLAPADVRKEGSAYDLPMAIGILASNEQVPEANLNKYIIMGELSLDGSLLPIKGALPIAIQARKEGYQGFILPKQNAREAAIVNNLEVLGAENITDVVAFLRGEKSITPTQIDTRAEFTDNQQKSEYDFADVKGQENIKRAMEIAAAGGHNVILIGPPGAGKTMLAKRLPTILPPLTLNEALETTKIHSVAGRLSKNTGLIYQRPFRSPHHTVSDVALVGGGSNPQPGEISLAHNGVLFLDELPEFKRTVLEVMRQPMEDRRVTISRSRFSVTYPASFMLIASMNPCPCGYYNHPEKECVCAPGIVQKYLNKISGPLLDRIDLHVEVTPVSFSELSGGRKTDDSTSIRERVLLARQIQSKRFEGKNIYCNAQMEAQTVQEICSISDVSRALLSKAMQRLQLSARAYDRILKVARTIADLAASDAILPEHIAEAIQFRSLDRENWAG